The nucleotide window TCTTTAGACCAAGAGTGAACCGAGCATTAGGATGAGAACAAGGTATCTCCTTTCCATTTTTATCTTTCTTTCCTATCCACCAATTGCCTGAATGGTTATCTCCAGAGGCAGGAATTTCTCCATCTTTTCCAATCCAATGGACGGCTTTAGCTTCAGTCATCAGAACATTAGAAAATATAACTTCTCCTGGATTGTTCAGGGCTTTCCACTGCCAAGGATCGTCCTTAGAATTAACTCCTTGAATAATACCAAACATTCCCTTTTCTACATTCACGGCCCTAATCCTTCCGTCTTTCTTTCTAAAATAAGCAATATCATCACCCACAATAGATTCTCCATCTAACATCGCTGTAGAAGTCTTTCCACATAAAGAAGGAAATGCTCCTGCCAGATAAGTAACTCTACCTTTATCTCCATGGATACCCATAAGAAGCATATGTTCTGTTAACCAACCTTCTCCTGAACCTTTGTTTATGGCTAACCGCATTGCTAATTTTTTAAGCCCAATAGAATTTCCTCCATACTGAGTATTAGCACTATATACAGTCTCACCATTTAGATCGATATATATTCTTCGTTTTTCAAGATTCTTAGAAGTCTTTCTTTCGTCAAGCTCACCTTGAGAGTGGATAAATTTAAAGAAGTTTGCCTTGGAACCTTCTTTTACAAACTCTTTGTATCCTGGTCGATAGAGAAGAGTTTCGTTATGAACTACATAACTTGAGTCTGTAAGTTGAACACAAAGGGTAGAAAACTCTGAATTAACAGGTCCTAAACAAAAGAAACAGATATATAAGTTTTTACCTTTCATAGTATCTTTGAGAATCTCATGAATCTCTTTTAATCCTTCATCTCTATCTTTAGTTAAGATTGATGGATCAAGCTTAACTTCATTAGGAATAAGAATTCTTGTATTTTCTTTATCTCTTCCTTGGTCATCATAAC belongs to bacterium and includes:
- a CDS encoding phosphoenolpyruvate carboxykinase (GTP), with the translated sequence MNEVIDSLKDHMDEENYQKIKKIDNLKLCQFVIKYIQLSNPDKVFVCDDSPKDINYIREKTIKDGEETKLAIEGHTIHFDSYDDQGRDKENTRILIPNEVKLDPSILTKDRDEGLKEIHEILKDTMKGKNLYICFFCLGPVNSEFSTLCVQLTDSSYVVHNETLLYRPGYKEFVKEGSKANFFKFIHSQGELDERKTSKNLEKRRIYIDLNGETVYSANTQYGGNSIGLKKLAMRLAINKGSGEGWLTEHMLLMGIHGDKGRVTYLAGAFPSLCGKTSTAMLDGESIVGDDIAYFRKKDGRIRAVNVEKGMFGIIQGVNSKDDPWQWKALNNPGEVIFSNVLMTEAKAVHWIGKDGEIPASGDNHSGNWWIGKKDKNGKEIPCSHPNARFTLGLKILDNVDPKLDHPDGVLLEGIVYGGRDSDTCVPVEESFNWVHGIVTKGAFLESETTAATLGKEGIREFNPMSNLDFLSIPIGKYIQISLDFEKDLNNPPKIFSVNYFLKNKEGQFLNEKTDKKVWYKWMVLRIHNEVDIIETPTGGIPKYEDLKRLFQEVLSKNYTWNEYKEQFTVRIPENLAKLDRIKKIYETQVLNSPQTVHLVAEEQRERLIKAKEKFGDYISPDLL